The Paenibacillus tianjinensis genome has a window encoding:
- the ltrA gene encoding group II intron reverse transcriptase/maturase, with the protein MRSHEVQRQQNISQESLRQREAVKPPGYAGAPSSSSAQIAPSSREAESNLLERMLEGDNLRLAYKRVVQNGGAPGVDNVTVANLQAYLKTHWESVKAELLAGAYRPASVKRVEIPKPGGGVRLLGIPTVMDRFLQQALLQVMNPIFDAEFSWYSYGFRPGKSAHDAVKQAQRYIQSGLRWVIDLDLEKFFDRINHDMLMARVARKVIDKRVLILIRAYLNAGVMVNGKLERSREGTPQGGPLSPLLANILLDDLDKELAGRGLRFVRYADDCNIFVASKRAGERVMESVSRFVEGKLKLKVNRDKSAVARPWHRKFLGFSFLSQKQATIRLAPKTISRFKERIRELTNRTWSISMEERIRQVNRYVMGWLGYFHLASAKKHLQTLDQWIRRRLRMCLWKQWKRVRTRIRELRALGVPEWACFTMANSRRGAWEMSRNTNNALPTSYWEGKGLKSLLSRYLELC; encoded by the coding sequence ATGCGTTCGCATGAAGTGCAAAGACAGCAGAATATCTCGCAAGAGAGCTTACGGCAAAGAGAAGCGGTGAAGCCGCCAGGGTATGCCGGAGCGCCGAGTTCTTCGTCGGCACAAATCGCCCCTTCCTCTCGCGAAGCAGAGAGCAACTTGCTGGAGCGAATGCTCGAAGGAGACAACCTTCGGCTCGCGTATAAACGAGTGGTACAAAACGGAGGAGCGCCCGGTGTGGACAATGTAACGGTAGCGAATCTACAAGCTTATTTGAAAACACATTGGGAATCGGTGAAAGCCGAACTTCTAGCGGGGGCTTACAGACCTGCGTCAGTCAAACGGGTGGAAATCCCCAAACCCGGAGGCGGTGTAAGGCTACTAGGCATCCCAACCGTTATGGACCGTTTTCTCCAGCAGGCGCTTCTACAAGTCATGAACCCGATCTTTGACGCAGAGTTCTCCTGGTATAGCTATGGCTTTCGACCGGGGAAAAGTGCACATGACGCCGTGAAACAAGCGCAAAGATATATCCAAAGTGGCCTCCGGTGGGTCATAGACCTCGATCTGGAGAAATTCTTTGACCGGATAAACCACGACATGCTGATGGCAAGAGTGGCGCGGAAAGTGATAGACAAAAGAGTACTGATCCTGATTCGTGCGTATCTGAACGCCGGAGTTATGGTGAACGGAAAGCTGGAACGTAGCCGGGAAGGAACGCCCCAAGGCGGTCCGCTCAGTCCGCTTTTGGCAAACATTCTACTGGACGATCTGGATAAGGAATTGGCCGGACGCGGGCTGCGTTTTGTACGCTATGCGGACGACTGTAATATCTTTGTGGCGAGTAAACGAGCGGGCGAACGGGTCATGGAATCGGTTAGCCGATTTGTAGAAGGAAAGCTGAAACTGAAAGTGAACCGGGATAAAAGTGCGGTAGCAAGACCGTGGCACCGAAAGTTCTTAGGTTTCAGTTTCCTGAGTCAGAAGCAGGCAACGATTCGATTAGCTCCGAAAACAATCTCGCGATTCAAGGAAAGAATCCGTGAACTAACGAATCGAACGTGGTCCATTTCCATGGAAGAGCGAATTCGCCAAGTGAACCGGTATGTGATGGGGTGGCTTGGCTATTTCCATCTGGCGTCGGCGAAGAAACACCTCCAAACGCTGGACCAATGGATTCGGAGGAGGCTGCGAATGTGCCTGTGGAAACAATGGAAACGAGTGCGCACACGAATCCGCGAACTCCGGGCGCTTGGGGTGCCCGAGTGGGCCTGTTTCACAATGGCAAACTCACGGCGAGGCGCATGGGAAATGTCCCGGAACACAAATAATGCCCTTCCCACTTCCTACTGGGAAGGGAAAGGGCTGAAAAGTTTGCTTTCACGTTACTTGGAGCTTTGTTAA
- a CDS encoding GNAT family N-acetyltransferase — translation MEYIRITDISDPLFRQVHNLLSEVFPPEEVLEFSLWQEPLADPGIRVFAAVHQGEVVGTTEYRYYPDWNVAMTDFTIIGREGLGIGRFLARNRLNDLKSLAADNGGKELFGMFAEIYDPYRVADFTFGGVKPMDPFVRREVLSHLGYERLDFPYVHPSWQGDGEAVTGLDLCFMPGQEGLETVEASLVADFLTRYYSVLGDKPEAWHSMVDQLRQRDTLRLLPL, via the coding sequence ATGGAGTATATAAGAATAACCGACATTTCCGATCCATTGTTCAGACAAGTACATAATCTGCTGAGTGAAGTATTCCCGCCGGAGGAAGTGCTGGAATTCAGCCTGTGGCAGGAGCCGCTGGCAGATCCGGGAATCCGCGTATTTGCAGCCGTTCATCAGGGTGAGGTTGTCGGCACCACGGAATACCGCTATTACCCGGACTGGAATGTGGCGATGACCGACTTCACCATCATTGGCCGCGAAGGCTTGGGAATCGGGCGTTTTTTGGCCCGGAACCGTCTAAATGACCTCAAGAGCCTTGCTGCGGATAACGGGGGTAAAGAGCTGTTCGGCATGTTTGCAGAAATATACGACCCCTACCGGGTAGCGGATTTCACCTTTGGCGGCGTCAAACCCATGGACCCGTTTGTCCGGCGTGAAGTACTGTCCCATCTCGGCTATGAACGGCTTGATTTTCCTTATGTGCACCCATCCTGGCAAGGCGACGGTGAAGCGGTGACAGGGCTGGATCTGTGCTTTATGCCGGGACAGGAGGGGCTGGAGACGGTGGAGGCCTCATTGGTTGCTGACTTCCTGACCCGCTATTATTCGGTGCTGGGAGATAAGCCGGAAGCCTGGCACTCCATGGTTGATCAGCTGCGCCAGAGAGATACATTACGGCTGTTGCCGCTATAA
- a CDS encoding GNAT family N-acetyltransferase — MYYKTFYAFDGKTPVPAVVRNYTAADFDELITIQSEAFPPPYPAELWWDREQLQNHVELFQEGALCVEVNGELAGSVTGLKIHFDPDTPQVHHTWSEVTADGYITTHQPDGNTLYIADLCVRPKYRKLGLGKELVQSLYHVVVEQGLERLLGAGRMPGYHTEASRISAEAYLAEVTAGSLTDPVITFLLRCGRTPVGVVEGYLEDEESCNYAALMEWRNPFQ; from the coding sequence ATGTATTATAAGACCTTTTATGCCTTTGACGGCAAAACGCCGGTCCCGGCGGTCGTACGCAATTACACGGCAGCGGATTTTGATGAGCTGATCACGATTCAGTCTGAAGCCTTTCCGCCCCCCTATCCTGCCGAGTTATGGTGGGACCGGGAGCAGCTCCAGAATCATGTGGAGCTTTTTCAGGAGGGTGCGTTATGTGTTGAAGTGAACGGGGAGCTGGCCGGCTCGGTCACGGGTCTAAAGATTCATTTTGATCCCGATACACCGCAGGTTCATCATACCTGGTCCGAGGTTACAGCGGATGGATACATCACTACGCACCAGCCGGACGGAAACACGCTGTATATTGCCGATCTGTGTGTGCGTCCCAAATACCGCAAGCTTGGGCTCGGTAAAGAGCTGGTGCAGTCGCTGTATCATGTGGTGGTAGAACAGGGACTGGAACGGCTGCTTGGCGCAGGACGGATGCCGGGCTACCATACAGAAGCGTCCCGGATCTCTGCGGAGGCGTATCTTGCAGAGGTTACTGCCGGTAGTCTGACTGATCCGGTAATCACCTTTTTGCTGCGCTGCGGGCGGACACCGGTTGGTGTAGTGGAGGGATATCTGGAAGACGAGGAATCCTGCAATTATGCTGCACTGATGGAGTGGCGCAATCCTTTTCAATAG
- the argS gene encoding arginine--tRNA ligase, producing MTQSQNPLQLANERVKEAIAGAILSAGLVTKEELPAIVLEVPKDKAHGDLATNAAMQLTKIAKRNPRQIAEAIIEHLDPAAAMIEKAEIAGPGFINFTLSKSYLYPVIALVAEQGDNYGRIEAGKGQKVEVEFVSANPTGSLHLGHARGAAVGDALCNVLDFAGYQVTREYYINDAGNQVNNLCKSIETRYLQELGQPAEMPEDGYHGEDIKGFAKELVAEKGDALLEMTPGDRAAFFRTYGLTKELDKIKRDLGRFRVNFDIWFSETSLYENGQVLRSLDELRDRGEVYELDGATWLQTTKYGDDKDRVLIKNDGTYTYLTPDIAYHSDKYSRGYDKMINIWGADHHGYIPRMKAAMSALGNDSEKLVVLIAQMVSLFQNGEKVKMSKRTGKAVTMEDLMEEVGLDAIRYFFTMRSMDSHLDFDMDLAISTSNENPVFYVQYAHARICSIFRQAEEQGITLPDVAEIDFTKLTAVHEYDLLRKIGELPAEITVAAESYAPHRLIRYVYDLAALFHSYYKAERVITEDAAQTVARLALLGAARTTIANVLRLVGVTAPDRM from the coding sequence ATGACACAAAGTCAAAATCCGCTTCAGCTAGCCAATGAACGGGTGAAAGAGGCCATTGCAGGTGCTATTCTATCCGCCGGCCTGGTAACAAAGGAAGAGCTTCCGGCCATTGTGCTGGAAGTGCCCAAAGACAAAGCCCATGGCGATCTGGCTACCAATGCTGCCATGCAGCTGACCAAAATTGCCAAGCGCAATCCGCGTCAAATCGCCGAGGCGATTATTGAGCATCTGGACCCGGCCGCAGCAATGATTGAAAAAGCGGAAATTGCCGGACCCGGCTTTATCAACTTTACCCTCTCCAAGAGCTATCTTTATCCGGTGATCGCGCTGGTTGCCGAGCAGGGCGACAATTATGGCCGCATCGAAGCCGGTAAGGGGCAGAAGGTTGAAGTGGAATTTGTCAGCGCCAATCCTACCGGCAGCCTGCACCTTGGACATGCCCGCGGCGCAGCAGTTGGTGATGCCTTGTGTAATGTGCTGGATTTTGCCGGCTATCAGGTGACCCGGGAGTATTACATTAATGATGCCGGTAATCAGGTGAACAATCTGTGCAAATCGATTGAGACCCGTTATCTGCAGGAGCTGGGCCAGCCGGCGGAAATGCCGGAGGACGGCTACCATGGCGAGGACATTAAGGGATTTGCCAAGGAGCTTGTGGCCGAGAAAGGCGATGCACTGCTGGAGATGACGCCGGGAGACCGCGCCGCCTTCTTCCGCACTTACGGTCTTACGAAGGAACTGGACAAAATCAAACGCGATCTTGGCCGCTTCCGCGTTAACTTCGACATCTGGTTTAGCGAGACCTCGCTGTATGAGAACGGCCAGGTGCTGCGCTCACTGGATGAGCTGCGCGACCGCGGAGAAGTGTACGAGCTGGACGGGGCAACCTGGCTGCAGACGACCAAATACGGCGACGACAAGGACCGCGTACTGATCAAGAATGATGGAACCTATACCTACCTTACACCGGATATTGCCTATCACAGTGATAAGTACAGCCGGGGCTACGATAAAATGATCAATATCTGGGGTGCCGACCACCATGGCTACATCCCGCGGATGAAAGCGGCCATGTCTGCACTAGGCAATGACTCCGAGAAGCTGGTCGTGCTGATTGCCCAGATGGTCAGCCTGTTCCAGAACGGCGAGAAGGTCAAAATGTCCAAGCGTACCGGCAAAGCCGTGACGATGGAAGACCTGATGGAAGAAGTCGGCCTGGATGCCATCCGCTACTTCTTCACAATGCGCAGCATGGATTCCCATCTTGACTTTGATATGGATCTGGCGATTTCCACATCCAATGAGAATCCGGTGTTCTACGTTCAATATGCGCATGCCCGGATCTGCAGCATCTTCCGCCAGGCCGAGGAACAAGGGATTACGCTTCCGGATGTAGCCGAGATTGACTTTACCAAGCTGACAGCCGTTCATGAATATGACCTGCTGCGCAAAATCGGCGAATTGCCTGCCGAGATCACCGTTGCTGCAGAGAGCTATGCACCGCATCGCCTGATCCGCTATGTATACGATCTGGCTGCGCTGTTCCACAGCTATTACAAGGCAGAGCGTGTCATCACCGAGGATGCCGCTCAGACCGTAGCCCGTCTCGCCCTGCTGGGTGCAGCGCGCACGACGATTGCTAACGTGCTGCGTCTTGTCGGCGTTACAGCGCCTGACCGGATGTAA
- a CDS encoding carbon-nitrogen hydrolase family protein — MAFRVSAVQYHLHTISSFEEFAAQCEHYIKTAEEYGTDFILFPEFLTTQLMSIGDGQGNALRIEDLPLFTEQYRDMFSGYARKYNVHIIGGTHVLRRNDKLYNVAHLFYPDGRIAEQAKLHITPVEVEGWNMGAGEGLEVFQTEKGTIAMLTCYDIEFPEIVRMARAKGADVIFCPSCTDDRHGFHRVRYTSHARAIENQIYVVLTGTVGSLPTVDLMRANFGQAAVITPNDIPFPPKGLLAEGEINDDMIITADLDLELLYRVRERGSVTTWRDRRTDLYTDWT, encoded by the coding sequence ATGGCTTTCCGCGTATCCGCCGTTCAATATCATTTGCATACAATCTCCTCGTTTGAGGAATTTGCCGCCCAGTGCGAGCACTATATCAAGACAGCCGAAGAATACGGCACGGACTTCATACTGTTTCCGGAGTTTCTTACGACCCAACTGATGTCTATCGGAGACGGACAGGGCAATGCCCTAAGGATTGAGGACTTGCCTCTGTTTACTGAACAATACCGAGACATGTTCTCGGGGTATGCCCGGAAGTACAACGTCCATATTATTGGGGGGACCCATGTGCTGCGGCGGAATGATAAGCTCTATAATGTAGCACATCTCTTTTATCCTGACGGAAGAATCGCCGAGCAGGCCAAGCTTCATATTACACCGGTTGAGGTAGAGGGCTGGAATATGGGTGCCGGAGAAGGGCTTGAGGTATTCCAGACGGAGAAGGGCACTATTGCCATGCTGACCTGCTACGATATTGAGTTCCCGGAGATTGTCCGCATGGCCAGAGCCAAGGGCGCTGATGTAATTTTTTGCCCGTCCTGCACCGATGACCGACACGGATTTCACCGGGTCCGCTATACCAGTCATGCCCGTGCCATTGAGAACCAGATCTACGTTGTGCTGACGGGAACCGTCGGATCACTTCCTACCGTGGATCTGATGCGCGCCAACTTCGGCCAGGCTGCAGTAATTACACCGAATGATATTCCCTTCCCGCCAAAAGGGCTGCTGGCCGAAGGCGAAATTAATGATGATATGATCATTACAGCCGATCTGGATCTGGAGCTGCTCTACCGTGTGCGGGAACGCGGGTCCGTGACCACCTGGCGCGACCGGAGAACAGACCTTTATACGGACTGGACGTAA
- a CDS encoding IS4 family transposase has protein sequence MNEYANALKETLTSLIREMSAEPAPFVKNPEKDFTRKKKLPFETVMHLLISMGGNSLYKELLESQGYDVSTATTSAFVQQRNKILPSAVEFLFHKFTESYTDIKRYRGYQLLAIDGSDLHIATDRSDTDTYFQSQPNMKGYNLLHLNAAYDLCNRLYVDAIVQPRRLCNEGKALAAMVDRSPIQGKTIVIADRGYESYNNFAHMERKGWNYVVRVKDLSSNGILSGLCLPSGGAFDIDIHLTLTKKQTKEVKALPEIYKFVPSTSTFDFLDLRENLFYPISFRVVRFILPSGVYETVITNLSAADFPPGEIKSIYNMRWGIETSFRALKYTVGLTSFHAKKQESIAQEIFARMILYNFVEMTTSHVVISQTDKRHPYQVNFTVAVHVCRHFLRSRDDEPPPDVEALIRKNILPIRSLRPGQQNTRKIRWKSVVSFVYRVA, from the coding sequence ATGAATGAGTACGCAAATGCGCTAAAAGAAACGCTGACATCCCTCATCCGAGAAATGTCAGCCGAACCCGCACCTTTTGTCAAAAACCCAGAAAAAGATTTTACCCGAAAGAAAAAGCTGCCCTTTGAAACGGTTATGCACCTCCTGATTTCTATGGGAGGAAACAGCCTATATAAGGAACTCTTGGAATCGCAGGGCTACGACGTATCCACCGCAACCACTTCTGCTTTTGTCCAGCAGAGGAATAAAATCCTGCCCTCTGCTGTAGAATTCTTGTTTCACAAATTTACAGAGTCCTATACGGATATCAAGCGCTACCGAGGGTATCAATTACTGGCCATTGACGGTTCGGATTTGCATATCGCAACGGACCGGTCGGATACGGACACCTATTTCCAAAGTCAACCGAATATGAAAGGCTACAACCTTCTGCATTTGAACGCAGCCTATGACTTATGCAACAGACTTTACGTAGATGCCATCGTTCAGCCACGAAGATTGTGTAACGAGGGAAAGGCGCTGGCTGCTATGGTTGACCGTTCCCCGATTCAAGGAAAAACGATTGTTATCGCCGATCGAGGGTATGAAAGTTACAACAATTTTGCGCATATGGAACGCAAAGGGTGGAACTATGTTGTCCGGGTTAAGGATTTGAGTTCGAATGGTATTCTATCCGGATTGTGCCTGCCCTCTGGTGGAGCGTTTGATATTGACATTCATCTGACACTTACCAAAAAACAAACCAAAGAAGTCAAGGCTCTTCCCGAAATATACAAGTTCGTCCCTTCCACATCTACCTTTGATTTTTTGGATTTGCGGGAGAACTTGTTTTACCCGATTTCCTTTCGGGTAGTTCGTTTCATCCTGCCGAGCGGCGTTTATGAAACGGTCATTACGAATCTTTCTGCCGCTGATTTTCCACCCGGTGAGATCAAATCGATTTATAACATGCGATGGGGTATTGAAACCTCTTTTAGGGCCTTAAAATATACCGTCGGACTGACGAGTTTTCACGCAAAGAAACAAGAGTCCATCGCCCAAGAGATATTCGCAAGAATGATCCTGTACAATTTCGTTGAAATGACTACCTCGCACGTAGTCATTTCCCAAACGGATAAACGCCACCCTTACCAAGTCAACTTCACGGTTGCCGTTCATGTTTGTAGACATTTCTTGCGCTCACGGGACGATGAACCCCCGCCCGATGTCGAAGCACTGATTCGAAAAAACATTTTGCCGATTCGATCCCTTCGCCCAGGACAGCAGAATACGCGCAAAATCCGCTGGAAATCAGTCGTTAGCTTCGTCTACAGAGTAGCATAA
- a CDS encoding beta propeller repeat protein, with product MNWTQNIRLRVLTLLSCGLLVASVWGTPVPAQAAAAPACGSGDHGLLQQLQAKHSAAEETPLSFTDIQFLSGDTGRAAGSGFMIGTSDGGCHFQKIYEGQWNFRQITFPDNVHGWALASVKEGTDAYLIATTDGGSTWKRISETAVGFERIAFTDNKHGFGYVRAFTYYTEDGGLSWSQIKTPANTRGAEFSSRSNGWAVVVAPGEGYRIMKTTDGGASWKLSLKSAYAYPEYGRVYAKGDQVYALLYGGTGMSQTSYSLYASSNQGGKWNRVIAEDTAGGGPAPGSGTALLKKGPASGKPGNMQLVGNSTAFLVGYSPAGEKVAVGRTFTGGKQWTNLPPIAGFDGMISFPGSKDGWMAVRGQNSSSLYATKDGGATWKVKFTFKGTEQ from the coding sequence ATGAATTGGACCCAAAATATACGCTTAAGAGTGCTAACTCTTCTCTCATGCGGGCTTCTTGTTGCCTCGGTCTGGGGAACACCAGTGCCGGCTCAGGCAGCAGCAGCACCGGCCTGCGGCAGCGGGGACCATGGTTTGCTGCAGCAGCTGCAGGCCAAGCATTCGGCTGCAGAGGAAACGCCGCTCAGTTTTACGGATATCCAATTTCTCAGCGGAGATACAGGACGGGCTGCAGGCAGCGGCTTTATGATCGGTACCTCAGATGGCGGCTGCCATTTCCAAAAAATTTATGAAGGCCAATGGAATTTCCGGCAAATCACTTTCCCGGATAATGTGCATGGCTGGGCTCTGGCTTCCGTTAAGGAGGGTACCGATGCCTATCTCATCGCTACAACTGACGGAGGTTCAACCTGGAAGAGAATCTCGGAAACGGCAGTGGGGTTTGAAAGAATTGCATTTACGGACAACAAGCACGGCTTTGGTTACGTGCGTGCCTTTACGTATTACACAGAAGACGGAGGACTCAGCTGGAGCCAGATTAAGACCCCGGCGAATACACGCGGGGCAGAGTTCAGCAGCCGGAGTAACGGCTGGGCTGTGGTGGTAGCGCCCGGAGAAGGTTATCGGATCATGAAAACCACGGATGGCGGGGCATCATGGAAGCTTTCCCTGAAATCAGCCTATGCCTACCCGGAGTACGGAAGAGTATATGCCAAAGGTGATCAGGTGTACGCGCTTCTGTATGGCGGAACAGGGATGTCCCAGACCTCTTATTCCCTGTACGCAAGCAGCAATCAAGGGGGAAAGTGGAACCGTGTGATTGCTGAAGATACGGCAGGCGGCGGACCGGCACCGGGCAGCGGCACAGCACTGCTTAAGAAAGGTCCTGCTTCAGGCAAGCCTGGCAATATGCAGCTGGTCGGCAACAGCACAGCCTTTCTGGTCGGTTACTCTCCCGCAGGCGAAAAGGTTGCCGTCGGCCGTACCTTTACGGGGGGCAAACAGTGGACGAATCTTCCGCCTATTGCCGGTTTTGACGGGATGATTTCCTTCCCGGGCAGCAAGGACGGCTGGATGGCTGTCCGGGGCCAGAACAGCTCCTCCCTGTATGCTACTAAAGACGGCGGCGCGACCTGGAAGGTTAAGTTTACTTTCAAGGGAACAGAACAGTAG
- a CDS encoding DUF1934 domain-containing protein produces the protein MSEIQSDKYGASVTLESLQDGQRNVMKAAGEVMARGPQLYIRYEEAEQGPRGETVSVRTTIKISGSELKLIRHGSIESEQSFVLGRRLPGFYRSPYTQFNLSTDTRKLDITREGRSLNVSWEYDLYVYGELSGQFAISLYIQEEPQS, from the coding sequence ATGTCTGAAATACAGTCCGACAAATACGGTGCTTCCGTTACGCTGGAGAGCCTGCAGGACGGACAGAGGAATGTGATGAAAGCAGCCGGGGAAGTTATGGCCAGAGGGCCTCAGCTGTATATCCGCTATGAGGAAGCAGAGCAGGGCCCTCGGGGAGAAACGGTTTCCGTCCGCACCACTATAAAGATTTCAGGCAGTGAGCTGAAGCTGATCCGGCACGGGAGCATTGAGTCCGAGCAGTCTTTTGTCCTTGGGCGCCGCCTGCCGGGATTCTACCGCTCGCCGTACACACAGTTTAATCTCTCCACCGATACGAGGAAGCTGGATATTACGCGCGAGGGACGTTCGCTGAATGTCTCGTGGGAATATGACTTGTACGTTTACGGGGAGCTATCGGGACAGTTCGCTATCAGTTTGTATATACAGGAGGAACCACAATCATGA